From one Stigmatopora nigra isolate UIUO_SnigA chromosome 8, RoL_Snig_1.1, whole genome shotgun sequence genomic stretch:
- the foxl2a gene encoding forkhead box protein L2a yields the protein MMAAYPSTDDEAAVALMIHDSNTSKEKERTKEEPVQEKVAEKSDPTQKPPYSYVALIAMAIRESSEKRLTLSGIYQYIISKFPFYEKNKKGWQNSIRHNLSLNECFIKVPREGGGERKGNYWTLDPACEDMFEKGNYRRRRRMKRPFRPPPTHFQPGKSLFGGDGYGYLSPPKYLQSSFMNNSWSLGQPPTPMSYTSCQMAGGNVSPVKALSAPASYNPYSRVQGMAIPAMVNSYNGMSHHHHPGHPHHSQQLSPATAAPPPVSSGNGAGLQFACSRQPAELSMMHCSYWEHESKHSALHTRIDI from the coding sequence ATGATGGCCGCTTACCCAAGCACGGACGATGAGGCGGCGGTGGCATTGATGATCCACGATAGCAACACGAGCAAGGAGAAAGAACGAACCAAGGAGGAGCCGGTGCAGGAAAAGGTGGCTGAAAAGTCGGATCCGACCCAGAAACCTCCTTATTCCTATGTGGCGCTCATCGCAATGGCCATCCGGGAGAGTTCCGAGAAGCGCCTGACGCTGTCCGGCATCTACCAGTACATCATCAGTAAGTTTCCATTctatgagaaaaacaaaaagggctGGCAAAACAGCATCCGGCATAACCTGAGCCTCAACGAGTGTTTCATCAAAGTTCCCCGAGAGGGTGGCGGAGAAAGGAAGGGCAACTACTGGACTCTCGACCCGGCTTGCGAGGACATGTTCGAGAAGGGGAACTACCGGAGACGCCGCCGAATGAAGCGACCATTCAGGCCGCCGCCTACACATTTCCAGCCCGGGAAATCTTTGTTCGGAGGGGACGGCTACGGCTACCTCTCCCCACCTAAGTACCTGCAGTCCAGCTTCATGAATAACTCGTGGTCGCTGGGCCAACCGCCTACCCCGATGTCCTACACTTCCTGTCAGATGGCCGGTGGGAACGTCAGCCCGGTCAAGGCTCTGTCCGCCCCCGCCTCGTACAACCCTTACTCGCGGGTGCAGGGTATGGCGATCCCGGCGATGGTGAACTCTTACAACGGCATGAGCCACCATCACCACCCGGGACACCCCCACCACTCGCAGCAGTTGAGCCCGGCCACGGCCGCACCACCCCCGGTGTCGTCCGGTAACGGAGCCGGGCTTCAGTTCGCTTGCTCCCGTCAGCCTGCGGAGCTGTCCATGATGCACTGTTCATACTGGGAACACGAGAGCAAACACTCGGCCTTACACACAAGGATTGATATTTAA